One segment of Rickettsiella grylli DNA contains the following:
- a CDS encoding alkyl/aryl-sulfatase, with the protein MFWKMIPFFLLVLGLNVYADDLTPKAASQFTKSANQSFLNKLPFHNKKAFDDAKAHFIGNAPDLEIKNKHGQVIWSMKNYAFIPASFQAPSTVNPSLWHQARLNMNYGLYHVKDNIYQVRGYDLSNMDIIEGREGLIIIDPLLTEETANAALALYYQHRPKKPVIAVIYTHSHADHYGGVKGIVTPESVANGKVKIIAPEGFLSAAVSENVYAGNAMSRRATYMYGALLPKSETGQIDAGLGKTISLGNISLIPPTDVIRKTGEKRMIDGVEMVFQMAPHTEAPAEMLIYFPKQRALCMAEDATHTLHNLYTLRGAQVRDPASWWKTINEAIERWGNQSDVVFAQHHWPMWGSENIVNYLKKQRDLYKYIHDQTLHMINQGYTLTEVGNRLTLPPSLASEWYNRGYYGSVSHNAKAVYQRYIGWYDSNPAHLNPLSPAEAGKRYVEFMGGEEAVIHKAREYYQKGEYRWVAEVLNHVVFANPNNKAARYLEADAFEQLGYQSENATWRNEYLMGAYELRHGVPHVAGTETASPDTLRAMPIEMYLDFMGIRLNSHKAEGKKFKINLNLTDKNQSYALEIDHSVLIYTPNKHFKDADVSLNLKRSTFDKLTLKQENMMHDISTGDIQLEGNQQKLDAFMNLFDNFPPMFNIITPN; encoded by the coding sequence ATGTTTTGGAAAATGATTCCCTTTTTTTTATTAGTGTTGGGCTTGAATGTCTATGCAGACGATTTAACGCCAAAAGCAGCATCTCAATTTACCAAATCAGCCAACCAATCCTTCCTCAATAAACTTCCCTTCCATAATAAAAAAGCTTTTGACGATGCAAAAGCTCATTTTATAGGAAATGCTCCCGATTTAGAGATTAAAAATAAACACGGTCAGGTGATTTGGTCGATGAAAAACTATGCGTTTATCCCAGCCTCTTTCCAAGCTCCTTCGACCGTGAATCCAAGTCTTTGGCATCAAGCAAGACTCAACATGAATTATGGTCTTTATCACGTTAAGGATAATATTTATCAAGTACGGGGTTATGATCTTTCTAACATGGATATTATTGAGGGAAGAGAAGGCCTTATTATCATCGATCCATTACTCACTGAAGAAACTGCAAATGCAGCGCTTGCGTTATATTATCAGCACCGGCCTAAAAAGCCGGTTATTGCGGTTATTTATACACATAGTCACGCGGATCATTATGGCGGTGTGAAGGGGATCGTAACCCCTGAATCGGTTGCAAACGGAAAAGTAAAAATAATAGCCCCAGAAGGCTTTTTAAGCGCCGCTGTAAGTGAAAATGTTTATGCAGGAAATGCAATGAGCCGGCGCGCAACCTATATGTATGGTGCATTATTGCCCAAAAGCGAAACAGGCCAGATTGATGCTGGTTTAGGAAAAACAATATCACTGGGCAATATCAGCTTAATTCCGCCTACTGATGTTATTCGTAAAACAGGTGAAAAACGAATGATTGACGGCGTCGAGATGGTCTTTCAAATGGCGCCCCATACTGAAGCTCCGGCTGAAATGCTTATTTATTTCCCAAAACAGCGGGCATTATGCATGGCAGAAGATGCGACTCATACCTTACACAATCTTTATACCTTGCGAGGAGCACAAGTTAGAGATCCCGCGAGTTGGTGGAAAACAATCAATGAAGCGATTGAACGGTGGGGGAACCAATCTGATGTAGTATTTGCTCAACATCATTGGCCTATGTGGGGTTCAGAAAACATTGTGAATTATTTAAAAAAACAAAGAGATCTTTACAAATATATCCACGATCAAACACTTCATATGATAAATCAAGGGTATACCCTAACTGAAGTGGGTAATCGGCTTACATTACCCCCATCGTTAGCGAGTGAATGGTATAATCGAGGCTACTATGGTTCCGTGAGTCATAATGCGAAAGCAGTTTATCAACGTTATATCGGTTGGTATGATTCCAATCCGGCCCATCTCAATCCTTTATCCCCCGCGGAAGCCGGAAAACGCTATGTTGAATTTATGGGAGGAGAAGAAGCCGTTATCCACAAAGCACGGGAATACTACCAAAAAGGGGAGTATCGATGGGTGGCTGAAGTCCTGAATCACGTTGTTTTTGCCAATCCTAATAACAAAGCCGCACGTTATTTAGAAGCCGATGCGTTTGAACAGCTGGGTTATCAATCTGAAAATGCAACCTGGCGAAATGAATATTTGATGGGAGCTTACGAACTTCGTCATGGCGTCCCTCATGTGGCAGGAACTGAAACGGCGAGTCCCGATACACTACGTGCGATGCCCATAGAAATGTATCTTGATTTTATGGGTATTCGATTGAATAGCCATAAAGCAGAAGGTAAAAAATTTAAAATTAATCTCAATTTAACGGATAAAAACCAATCCTATGCACTTGAAATAGACCATTCAGTATTGATCTATACGCCCAATAAACATTTTAAAGATGCCGATGTCAGCTTAAATCTTAAAAGAAGTACGTTTGATAAGCTCACCTTAAAGCAAGAAAATATGATGCACGATATATCAACTGGTGATATTCAATTAGAAGGTAACCAACAAAAGCTTGATGCATTTATGAATTTATTTGATAATTTTCCGCCCATGTTTAATATTATTACGCCGAATTAA
- a CDS encoding DUF2490 domain-containing protein, whose protein sequence is MKFNFYSGLLLLFFPLICFACEQHEKLWLGIDTQRSFSENSPWLYSISSELRFINNDHPWQTLFFEGGVGRQILFNKNIWLGYRWSGHDPSHQFYSENRFFQQFIWPINPKDRIRFISRSRLEEIIRENQHPMTFRLRKRISAEIKYDFRRKINPYFYDELFFRLNKTKYTSDSVLSENRLFLGVRIYLSKKKSVKIGYINQYQSETPFSKNQLNHILALTYSF, encoded by the coding sequence ATGAAATTCAATTTTTATAGTGGCTTGTTGTTATTATTTTTCCCACTCATTTGCTTTGCATGTGAACAGCATGAAAAGCTTTGGCTAGGGATAGATACCCAGCGGAGCTTTTCTGAAAACAGTCCCTGGCTTTACTCCATTTCATCTGAATTAAGATTTATTAATAACGATCATCCGTGGCAAACACTATTTTTTGAAGGTGGGGTTGGGCGTCAAATTTTATTCAATAAAAATATTTGGTTGGGTTATCGATGGTCAGGTCATGACCCGTCCCATCAATTTTACTCAGAAAATCGTTTTTTTCAGCAATTTATTTGGCCTATTAATCCAAAGGATCGCATCCGTTTTATTTCGCGATCCCGTTTAGAGGAAATAATACGAGAAAACCAACATCCAATGACGTTTCGATTGCGAAAACGAATTTCAGCAGAAATAAAATATGATTTTAGGAGAAAGATCAATCCTTATTTTTACGATGAGCTTTTTTTTCGTTTAAATAAAACAAAGTATACTTCCGACAGTGTTTTAAGTGAAAATCGACTATTTTTAGGTGTCCGTATTTATTTATCCAAGAAAAAATCAGTAAAAATAGGCTATATTAATCAATATCAATCTGAAACACCTTTCAGCAAAAATCAACTCAATCATATTTTAGCACTAACCTATTCCTTTTAA
- a CDS encoding SphA family protein, producing MDSRTQRKTKTVKLMRPIFKAMLFVWLLTNSSEQIAAQELGHYIPGAWDIRSFISPPPGYYLTLYNYFYTSHDIKNQNGHSIQSINIRDTQIALDINVHNAFVAPLFIWVPKTKLMGADFAFMLLQPVANPSLQSSLQILNTGLSINQSSWGIADSYVRPLWFTWRWPIVDLSASYAFYAPTGRYRNLSRNNTGLGFWTHEFQCAGTWFPGKKHLLSVTLAGTYDFNQRKTDIDIRPGNYFSLNWGISQLFSIREKDSLEIGIPGYDQWQITNDSGAAVKGNPSIHDKVHAVGLQVGYTLAALNLVVTGKCLQEFRARSRFQGRVYTLSLSTHF from the coding sequence ATGGATAGTCGCACACAACGTAAAACGAAAACCGTAAAATTAATGAGACCGATTTTTAAAGCGATGCTTTTTGTGTGGCTTTTAACAAACAGCAGTGAGCAAATAGCTGCACAAGAATTAGGACATTATATACCCGGTGCTTGGGATATTCGAAGCTTTATTTCACCGCCGCCGGGTTATTACTTGACGTTATACAACTATTTTTACACAAGCCACGATATAAAAAATCAAAATGGACATTCAATTCAATCCATAAACATTAGGGATACCCAAATTGCTTTGGACATTAATGTTCATAATGCGTTTGTTGCGCCTCTATTCATTTGGGTACCCAAAACCAAATTGATGGGTGCTGATTTCGCATTCATGTTATTACAACCCGTAGCAAATCCATCCTTGCAATCTTCCCTTCAAATACTGAATACAGGGCTTTCAATTAATCAATCCAGTTGGGGTATTGCAGATTCCTATGTTCGACCGTTATGGTTTACATGGCGATGGCCAATCGTTGATCTTTCAGCTTCTTATGCATTTTATGCACCAACGGGGAGATATCGTAATCTGAGTCGTAATAATACAGGTTTAGGCTTTTGGACGCATGAGTTTCAATGTGCGGGCACATGGTTTCCTGGTAAAAAACATTTATTATCCGTTACACTTGCAGGTACCTATGATTTTAATCAACGTAAAACGGATATTGACATTCGACCTGGAAATTATTTTTCTTTGAATTGGGGAATCAGTCAATTATTTTCTATTCGAGAAAAAGATAGTTTAGAAATTGGTATTCCGGGTTATGACCAATGGCAAATTACAAATGATTCAGGAGCTGCCGTGAAGGGTAATCCTTCTATCCATGATAAGGTCCATGCCGTTGGTCTCCAAGTAGGTTATACGTTGGCTGCTTTAAACTTAGTTGTAACCGGGAAATGTCTTCAAGAGTTTCGTGCACGGTCTCGATTTCAGGGAAGAGTCTACACATTGTCTTTGTCAACCCATTTCTAA